From Natrinema salinisoli:
ATCTCGACCCACAGGAGGGCAACTTGACGAGCCTGTTCGATGTCGGGGAACACCGCAGTGATCCGGAGGCTGATAACCTCGTCAAGCACATCCTCGAGATGCCGGACGGTGATTTCGAGGACCTCATCGAAACGTCGGACGAAGGTGTCGATGTGATCCCGAGCCACGACATGCTCGGTGACTTCACATCGAATCTCGAGCAGAAGATCGCCTACGAAACGGGCATGAAGAACATGAGCAAAGAGGAGTTCCCGCGGTTTGAGCTCCTCTATGATCTCCTCTGGAACGAACAGGAACTGCATGAGGACTACGATGCCGTCCTCATCGACCCGAACGCTCGAGCGGAGGACCTGCTGTACAACTCGATCTACGCTATGCGGACGCTGGTTGCGCCGGTCAAACCAGCTGGCAAAGGGAATCTGAGTCTCGATGGCCTCGACGAACTCGTCGGTAACATGGAGCGCAAGCTGGACATCGAGGTCGGCCTTTCTTGTGTCGTTCCCTCCGGTGTCGGCCAGACGAACGCCCACCAGCAGTACTCCAAGCAGTTCAAGAACACCGACGAGTTCGCGACGCCGATTGCAATCCCCGATCGGGAGAGTTTGATGGATACGATGTGGGAAGCGCGGGGTTCGGCGTACAAGGTCCTCGAGGAGCGCTGGAAGACCTTCGAAGAAGACGGCGAAATGGTCAGCAGTCCCGGTGAACGAAGCGTCCGTGACCGTGAACTCGAGACGATCCGAGATATACACGAACTCGGCGTGTTCGTTGCGACGGATACGTTCGACGCCCAAATCGATTCCGAACTCGTACTCGATATTCAGGGCCGCGGAGAGGAACGCTTCGATTTCCGAGATACCACTGAAACCGAGGTGGCGACCCAATGAAAGATGGCTCTGGGGATCTTGATTTCGGCGACAGTGGTAGCAGTGAGGAGGAGACAACCGACTCCGAACCGCCGGGTGGAAAGATCGACGACAGCCAGCCGGATCGTAGCCGATCGGGATCGTCGTCAACTCGGTCGGACCCGACGCCCGATCAGCCTGGCACATCGTCGACGTCGACCAACGAGTCAGAGCAGGACGAGCACAAGTACCCGTATTTCGTCCGTCGGAGCAAGGTGCTCGACGAGCGAGACGAACGAATTGAGGCCCATCTTCGGGAAGTCGTTACCAACCAGGAGTCGGACTTCCGAAGTGAACTCGCCGACGAACTCGAGACGAACGGTGACATTCCGAAATCGGACGCACGTGAATTCGCGCTCCTGTATGCGTTTGAGAATCCAAAGGGAGTTGCCGAGTTGATGCGTGAGGAAGGGTTTGGCGAGCTTGACTGAGGAATCTCTAATTCTATTCACCCCAATAGATTGTACGGTTGTTGATGGAACTCTGTGAGTCCAATTAAATCTCATGCCCACGCATAATGTCAGGTTCAGATTAGCTGATTCCATGCGAACGCGAATGATCTAAGCCACTAATTAGCAGTTGTTGCTTGAGCATTGCTAAAATAGTTTGGAAACGAAGAGGTATATTGACTTATCTCTATAAAGATATGTACTCGTTATTCTGATTTCCATGCCGTTCATATCTGAAATTGAGACCATGTCTCTCACAGGCGTAGTTCAATGAATGGTCTCCATCAATGGAGACCACGGCGTCGAAGGCGTCGTGTCTCTCTTGAAGTTTGTGAATGAACATATTCGCTATAACCGTGGTTATTACTGATCTAGGCTTCGTATGGAGTAGTCTGTTTGGTTTGGGAGCAACAGCAGTGTACAGCTTGTCCGATTCATCATTGAGTTGGTCACAGTTTCATCCACTGCAATGTGATTCGGACTGTACCCTGCCTCTGGCTGTAGATCGGCGCTTTGAACTCAATCATTGACCGTTGACCGAGCGCGATTAACACCAAACATCTATTGAAATCGAACTGTATTCAAAAACGAGAAGTAAGCAAGATATAGCTGAAGACTGAGCCATATCAACAGTCATAGTGTTTCTTTATTTTCCACAAAATTTGGGTCAATCTGGCTGGTATTAGTACTGAAACGTACGTTTTCGGGCATGAATCACTTGAAAACACCACATCTCATTCCTTCAACCTTACCTGAATACCACCTCACGGATAGAGCGTCGAACTAGATATCTGTGAGGAGGTTGTGGTCCGCGTCGATGGCCTGCGCGTCCTCGTCTAGCAGCGCCACAATGAGATACGGAACGTGTAATTCGAAGTACTCGACGAGCGACGCGATCCGTTCGGAATCGATCGCCTCGAGGGAGTCGAGCAACATGAACGGGACCGTCTCGTACACGTCGTGGACGAGGTAGCCGGCCAACGCGAACACGAGCCCGGTCACCTCTCGTTCGCTTTCACTCAGGTGGTCGATCGTGTCTTCATAAGCTGCACCCTCGTTGGTACTGCGAACGATCTTAAGATCGAACGATGACTT
This genomic window contains:
- a CDS encoding acyl-CoA dehydrogenase; the encoded protein is MKDGSGDLDFGDSGSSEEETTDSEPPGGKIDDSQPDRSRSGSSSTRSDPTPDQPGTSSTSTNESEQDEHKYPYFVRRSKVLDERDERIEAHLREVVTNQESDFRSELADELETNGDIPKSDAREFALLYAFENPKGVAELMREEGFGELD
- a CDS encoding ParA family protein; amino-acid sequence: MITVVVYSESGGTFKTTTTANLAVSLVRMGLDVCVIDLDPQEGNLTSLFDVGEHRSDPEADNLVKHILEMPDGDFEDLIETSDEGVDVIPSHDMLGDFTSNLEQKIAYETGMKNMSKEEFPRFELLYDLLWNEQELHEDYDAVLIDPNARAEDLLYNSIYAMRTLVAPVKPAGKGNLSLDGLDELVGNMERKLDIEVGLSCVVPSGVGQTNAHQQYSKQFKNTDEFATPIAIPDRESLMDTMWEARGSAYKVLEERWKTFEEDGEMVSSPGERSVRDRELETIRDIHELGVFVATDTFDAQIDSELVLDIQGRGEERFDFRDTTETEVATQ